DNA sequence from the Xenopus tropicalis strain Nigerian chromosome 4, UCB_Xtro_10.0, whole genome shotgun sequence genome:
CTGTAAGGAGGTTGTATCCCTGTGTCTGTATAGGTTTCATCAAGTTACTCTGGTACAGGCAGGTTAGTTTGCCATTCATCtgaatttgatagggaccttagattgtaagctccactggttaaaggaaaagtaacacaattttttttaaatccactttttttttttaaatccactatacagaaggaaggctaagGTTGATCAATCAATTCTGgatcgccgtatttgaaatgaccagATGCAACGtttttacaatgtattttctaataaagcatttaaaataataactgCTGgaaaggatagggcaattattggagcagggtagaatagattttttactctTTAAGTGACTGATGTGAATTATATGTAATCTCTATGTGTAAAGTGCTGCGTTAATGTGTCAGTGTTATATAGATACCAGGATATAATTGAATATTTTTAAATCACTTGTTTTTGCATGCTTGTTTGTGTATTGGGCACAGTAGTGACGTGTGACTTGATTGTACGTCTGTCGTAAGGTCACCCAATCAAAACGGCTTACATTTCTGAGATGAAACTGCTGTGATTGTATACTTTCATTAAAGGAAActatgcccccaaacaatgtgtgtctgtataagaatatattgcataaacaatcttgtatgtaaaaccctgcttcatcttaaaggaacagtaacaccaaaaaaagtgtataaaagtaactaaaatataatgttctgttctgctgccctgcactggtaaaagttgtgtgtttacttcagaaagtctactataatttatataaataagctgctgtgtagccatggaggcagccattcaaaggagaaaaggcacaggcacttagcagataacagataagctctgtagaatacaatagtgttttatctgttatctgctatgtaacctgtgccttttctccttttttccagcttgaatggctgcccccgtggctacacagcagcttattatataaattatagtagtgttactttagcaaacacaccagttttaccagtgcagggcaacagtgcattatatttttattactttcattttttagtgttactgttcttttaataaaccattttcataaaatataatcctaaatagaaaattgtcattttaagaattaagggccgccccctgggatcataggattcacagtgcacacaaacaagccaaggcacacatacatgctaggccacatcagccaattaatggacagggtTCTGCCTTTTGCGCCGAATTGCACAAATTGGAGATAAAAATCCTCTGTACCTGCATGTGAATCTGTAGCATTCGGTATGATTATGCTCAGAGCATTTGACTAAGACAGTAACTTAATCAGTGACATTCTCCTTCCTCCAGGCCTCACAACATGGCAAAGTTTCAGGCTCCAGTAATAAACGACAACCCATTGGGATGGGGCCCATGCGCTGTACCCGATCAGTTTAAAGATATGCCATACCAGCCCTTCAGCAAAGGAGACCGACTGGGCAAGGTACGTTTTATTCTTATCTTATAAATATTAATTTGTGTGAGATGGGAACCTAGTGTGTCAGTCTCTATTCTCTGGGGTGGGTTtttgattaaaggggttgttcacctttgagctaacttttagtataatgtagagagtaatattctgagacaatttgcaattggtctgcattttttatttgtagttatttgactttttgttcagcagctctggagtttcagcagctatctggttgctagggtccaaattaccttagcagctaGGAGgctaaatgaataggagaggacccgaatagaaaaacaaaagtataagttataaaaagtatctgttattgattgctttttatgttactctgtatgtccaatgtatgaaacccacttattgtacagcgctgcggaatatgttggcgctttataaataaatgtaaataataataagtaacaataaaaaaaaaactgtagcctcactgaacaatatttttttggctgctggggtcagttacccccatttgaaagctgcaaagggttAGAAGATAAAGGCacatagatcaaaaactataagaaataattaatgaagaccaattgaaaagttgcttagaaaaggcaattctaacatactaaaagttaaccgcccctttaaagggaaactataacacCAAACAATGTTGGTCACTACAAAACTATATCCCATAAAACCATCCATATGTAAAAtactgtttcatataaataaagccttttcatgAGAAATATACTTTGAcactatgtgccattgggtaatcccaaataaaaaaaaaaactgccatgtCAAGTACTGAAGTCTGCCTTCTGGCTTATATGAGGGACTGCGCTCACATACAAACCAAGGGCGGGCAGACATACATGCTACATGTTACACTAGCCAATttttcttttactcccacactcctTCCTGTTAGAGTTGCTAACAGAACATCATAAAATGAATACTCAAAAGATATAAAATGCTAATATTTACTCTTTAGGCTAATGTTGCACACAACTGCAAAAGAAATGCCACTACAATTTCATACCACTGGTAAAGACTGCAATGGCCATTAAAGCAAACTGCCTGTCACTGATTAAAATAGGTTGGGTTTCAGCCTGAAACCTGCCTTCATGACATGCAGCTGCCAAATCAGCCGTAGTCTGTACTGGTGATTTTGGATGGTATTGGTCTTGTTTTTCCACTGGCAGACTTGTGTGCAAGGAAGgtagccttacattagccttatagagcttgcaatctgttCATAAGGTAAATAATTGACTGTGCTGAACAAATGAAAGAACATGAAAACAAATTGCTCCCATGATGTGCATGTCTTTCTCTCTAAGGCTCATGAGTATTTCTTGTTTTCACTGATAAGGTTGCAGACTGGACTGGGGCCACATATCAGGACAAGAGATATACCAGTAAGTGTGCTACTTTCCCATATCTTAACTGTGTGCTTGCTGATAAGCCAAGCTTAGAGCTTTTCTCCCACTTTCTTTAAACATTTCTTGACTTCTTATGATTATGCAGTGTGCTGCAAGCAGGTGGTTTCTTATTTGCTGTGCCTGAGTTACAATCCATTTGAGCAGTACTAGCGATTCAGCTTCACTGCAGTTCAGCACTGCTTATGGCAGGAAAGGACAAAGTGTATACACAGAGATCATTGCCAATGCTGTAACTTCAGTGAAGTTCAGAAGAAGTGGGCTAGAATCAAATCAACTCAGTCATATTGATTTATGAACTTTAAAACTGTATCAATCTCTTGTAAATTTTATTTGCCAGAAAATGTTGCGTTTGTAGGGTTTGCCCAGAGGTGTAAGTTGACCACTGTATTTGTGTGttcaggttttttatttttttttttttattgctgctgTCCACAGGAGATGTGGGATCACTGGTCTATCAGTCCTTTTAATTGGCTTTGATTTTTAAGTGAGGCATCTCCTCCTAGGGAACTGGAGCCTTGGTCAAAGCTCCCATTATGCCAAGATATTCTTTAGTTAATATTCAGATGTCATTAATGTGCCAAAAATGATGGACCACATTTTCTGGCCTTAGACCTCAAGATCCTAAACATCTACATAAGGACATCAAGGATGTTTAACTTCATGTTCTAATCTCACCCAATCGCAGTTGGTTTTTTTTATAGACCAAATCATCATCCAGTGGGGATAGAATAAAAAGTATTTAATGGAGATGATACACCTGTCATTTTTGACAGGGAACTATCTGTATGCTGGTGTCTGTATTCAGAGATTGTCGGGACTGGATGGTCCTGGGCAACTCAAACTAGATTGTCAGTGTACTAAGAAGATGTGCTGCTCCTGGCTGATTTTTATTGATCTGTTTTTTCCCACGAATACCTGGTTCTTTGATATTAAAGAACTGTTGTTTGCAAAGCCAGTTACTCTTTTTGGAGACTGGACTTGCTGAAACTGGGCTTTGTCAGGAATTGGTTATAAAGGCAGCCACCTATGGGTTAAAGGAATTGGCTGAAGGTGATCCAAGACTTCACAAAAATTATTGGTGTCATTTACCctttaatttaatttcttttttataaTTTCTAAAGAATATTTCTTCCTTCCCACCTCTGCATTGTGCCAGTTTTTATTCTTGCTTAATCTTGATTCTTTTTCATTCCTAGATAAATACTCTTCCCAGTTTGGAGGTGGCAGCCAGTATGCATATTTCCATGATGAGGATGAAACAAGCTTTCAGCTCGTGGATACCACAAAGATGCAGAAGACTGCATACCAAAGGAACAGGCTGCGATTTGCACAGGTAATTAGGGAGGATTAAGTTAATTGTTATGCTTGTGGCAGTAAACTGATTTGTGTTACTTTATAATATTTGGCATCTGCAAAACCATGTTGAAGGCCTGATGGGCCTGTGCTAATATGATTACTATACTGTGACACACACAGGGTATTAGTAGCATGCTATCAGACATATAAACACCTTTAGGGGCATGATTACATAAGCACTTCATGCTGgagattatattttatatactgtcttCCATTCTTGCAGAGGAATCTCCGTCGGGACAAAGACAGGCGGAATATGCTGCAATTTAACATGCAGACACTGCCTAAGAGCGCCAAGCAGAAAGAGAGGTAAGTGACTTTTTGGCTACATGCTGTCATTTTTAGCTTCTACATCCTACGGTGTGACATGAGAATTCTAATTTCAGGGATCGCCTAAGACTTCAGAAGAAATTCCAGAAACAGTTTGGTGTACGTCAGAAGTGGGATCAGAAATCTCAGGTACTTGCCACAGCAGTGCTTGTTTTCTCTTAGGGGCTTTTAGTTACCTTTGTATGCTTCACATAGCGTATTCCTTTTTTGCAGGCCCAGTTGAAACCTCGTGATTCCTCTGTAGAGGTGCGGAGTGACTGGGAGGTAAAGGAGGAGATGGACTTCCCACGGCTGATGAAAATGCGATACATGGAGGTGTCTGATCCATTAGACATGTGAGTGATGACTGTGATTTATTCCTTGCCTCACTTTTCTTTCAACAAACCTGTCATTAACAgggaattttattttaattgtagtGTCTTTTAGATGGCAGTATCCTAAGCAGCTTTGCAACTTATCTTTTTTGCTGGATTTGTATTAATTGGGTTTTCATTTTTCGAAGTGAAATCGTTTCTGCTTGTTAGGGCCATTGACTAGAATACGGATTCCACGCCCACCCTTTGCTCATATTTCTTTTAAGAACCTAGATACtaaaatgtattcttatgtcttccactttaaaggaacagtaacaccaagaaatgaaaatgtatcaaagtaatgaaaaaaaaaaagaatgtactgttgccctgcactggtaaaagttgtgtgtttgcttaaaaaaccctactgtagtttatataaataccctgctgtgtatccatgggggcagcctttcAAGCTGGAGAAAGGAGAAGGCACAGGTGATGTAGCAGATAAGCCCTGTAAAATAcgtaaaaaaaaaggtgttttatctggtttctACCATGTAACCtgcaccttttctccttttattcccagcttgaatggctgcccccatggctacatagcagagtgtgtatataaactgtagtagcgTTTCTAAAGGAAACAGatcagtgttaccagtgcagcgCAACAGTGCGTTacgttttaattactttaaagtgCTTTCATATTGGTGTTAGTGTTTCTTTAATAATGCAAAGCCACATTAATTTCCTTATTTATTGTACTTTTGTAGGCAGTTTCAGAAGGTTTCTGTGCTGAGGCATTATATACAGAACTCACAAGAACTGTGTCAGTTTCACCATCGTGCTGCTCTGTAGGCGGCGGCCTAAATGCAATATTAATATTGCATGCTAACCTACATAAAATGCTAATTATTTCTTGGAAATAATGTATCTAGGCAAGTATTTTAAATCTTCTCATTCCTCATGCCAGAGAGTGCTGTGGGGCCTTGGAATTCTATGACAAAGCATTCGATCGCATTACCACCAGAAATGAGAGACCTTTGAAGAGTATTAAAAGAATATTTCACACAGTGACTACCACTGATGATCCTGTTATTCGGAAGGTGAGGTACCATTTTGCTTGGACTTTTTTTCTACAAATTAAACCTTGTGATGTATTGACACCTAATAACTTTTCTTGTATTCTTTCTCCATAGTTGGCTAAAACTCAGGGCAATGTCTTTGCTACTGATGCTATACTTGCCACGCTTATGTGTTGCACACGTTCAGTCAATTCTTGGGACATTGTGGTCCAAAGGGTGGGGTCGAAGATCTTCTTTGACAAGAGAGACAACTCAGACTTTGGTGAGTAGGCAAAAGGTGGCACCAGTCTAAGCTTTGTGAGCTCTGTAGCAACCAAAGCCTCAAACCCTAATATAGTAGCTTGGAGGTACGAAGGGGAGCTGAGAGTCCAGATGCATGCCTCTGAAGCTTCCCCTTGTTAGCTTTATATAATCACATCACTGAGCATACTGATCAGTACTGGAGAATGGCTAGCAAGCCCTCCAGAAGCCCAGAGCTCCTTGTGCACTGTCGCCATGGCCATTATGAGATAGGTAAAGCCCTAGAGGGCAGATTCAAACTTGTGTATCCTCACAGCCTTAGGGTTGCTGTGTCACAAATGCAGTAAGCTTTATAGATAGAATATCTTTTTTAACTTCACTATTATTGGGCTTAAGGTAGCCTGTAGATTAGTATTGTCTGAGAATGTTCTGTGTTCAAATATTTTACAGCAAATGGCTGAACCTGGTGGTCTAGATGTGTAACCTGACACCCTTAAATATAGTTTGCCGCCTGCTCCACCTAGGTCCATTAGTGTTCTATATAGTGATACATATTGAATGACTGTGTAAAATGCACAAACAACTGCAACCTTAACATAATGTTATATTGCAGTTGTTTCCATAGACAGATAACAAATTACATAGTTTATCTTAGTAAAGTCTAAATCTCTGATATGGACTTATGCAAATGGAAAATGGGGCTGATCAAGGTAACTTTTCTTGTGGAAAGATAACGTTAAAAAGGCAAAGTTAGGGATTAGCACAAGTTGCTTCACTTTGTACACAAAGGTAAGAGGCACTTGTAACTACAGTTGTTAATTAAGTGAAATTAAACTTATTGGCTGTGGCCTGATCCGTTGGATATTTTGTTGGAAGTGAGCCAGGATAAATAGTGGCAtgaaaaatgccctgtgtgcacTATTTATAGCCCTAAAACTCCTTTTCCTACTCTACTTATGTAATACTGTCTTGATTAGATTGTATAGATATAAAAGCCATGATTTGATTGGCATGCAATGAAAAGTGCTTCTGTACATGATTTTGTGTGTTTAGTTCTCTTGTGTTTTTCTTGGCACGCTGCTTAATTTTTATGTCCTTCTCTAGATTTGCTCACCGTGAGCGAAACTGCCAATGAGCCCCCTCAGGATGACGTGAACTCCTTAAACTCCCCACGGAATCTGGCCATGGAGGCCACTTACATCAACCACAATTTCTCCCAGCAATGCCTTCGCATGGTGAGTGCTTTGACTATAGAAGCCTCATATAGAATATAGGCATATAGAAGCCTATAGACAGTGAAGCCTCAGTTACTAACATTGGCGATAAAATTTCTTAACAGCAAAGGCCCATGGCAAGCAGTCTGCAATTTACTTTTAATAGTTAGCAGAAAATGAAAGcatacatctgattggctgtatgaGCAAATGCACTGGTGTCACTGAGCACCTATGTTTTATATGCTACCCATAATGTTCTCTTGTTCATAGTATGATTAAATCTACTTGTAGTTAGTTGGCTGGAAATAGTTGGTATCACTCAATAGGCAGGCTGTACTAGGGTGTATTATTATGTTGGGAATTTGGGTGCCAAGTGTGTCTCATATGTATGTGAGAATTTATAATGGTGCTTTTTTGGACCCAGTTACTCTCACTATAGCTTTGGGGGACATAGGGACTGTAGGTATAGCTTCCACCTGTATGAGGcaggacattaaaggaacagtaacatcaaaatatgaaagcgtattaaagtaattacaatataatgcactgttaccctgcactgtataactggtgtgtttgcctcagaaagactattatagtttatataagcaaagctgctgtgtagccatgggggcagccattcgaatgagaaaaggcacaggttacttagcagataacagataaaatgccattgtattctacagagtttatctgttatctgctatgtagcctgtgccttttctccttttttccagcttgaatggctgcccccatggctacacagcagcttatttatataaactataggagcgtttctgtagcaaatacaccagttttaccagtgcagggccacagtacattatattttaattactttaaaacactttcatattttggtgttactgttaagGAACAAAAATGGCTCCTCCTTCTCAAGCCATATCCTACAGTACAGCTCAGTTTTTTCTAAGTGCCAAGGTTAGGACCAGGTCTGGAGTACTTCATGGGCCTTCAGGAACCAAATATCAGCTCTGGCATTCGTTTGGCCCTCTtttctacactttttttttttttttttgcagcatctCACAAATGCTTTGGATGCAAAGTTCTGCAGGTGTTGGTCATTTTTGGCTCCGCCTGCTGCCCTCTGTTTGATTTTCTTTCTAGGTGACAACTTTGGTCCTGTGTCCCTCGGGTTAATttaataatgatatatatttCTCAAAATCACAATCTTTTTTTCAAGGCTGGTGAGATGACAAATGGATTACAAGATGCAAGACTTTTCACCTTTATAACTAggaatttccttttctctttcagGGCAAAGAGAAGCACACATTTCCCAACCCAAATCCCTTCATAGAGGATGATGTGGACAAGAATGAAGTAGCATCTGTAGCATATAGGTGGGTGCTtgtcataaaaa
Encoded proteins:
- the eif3d gene encoding eukaryotic translation initiation factor 3 subunit D, producing the protein MAKFQAPVINDNPLGWGPCAVPDQFKDMPYQPFSKGDRLGKVADWTGATYQDKRYTNKYSSQFGGGSQYAYFHDEDETSFQLVDTTKMQKTAYQRNRLRFAQRNLRRDKDRRNMLQFNMQTLPKSAKQKERDRLRLQKKFQKQFGVRQKWDQKSQAQLKPRDSSVEVRSDWEVKEEMDFPRLMKMRYMEVSDPLDIECCGALEFYDKAFDRITTRNERPLKSIKRIFHTVTTTDDPVIRKLAKTQGNVFATDAILATLMCCTRSVNSWDIVVQRVGSKIFFDKRDNSDFDLLTVSETANEPPQDDVNSLNSPRNLAMEATYINHNFSQQCLRMGKEKHTFPNPNPFIEDDVDKNEVASVAYRYRRWKLGDDIDLVVRCEHDGFMTGANGEVSFVNIKTLNEWDSRYCNGVDWRQKLDSQRGAVIATELKNNSYKLARWTCCALLAGSEYLKLGYVSRCHVKDSTRHVVLGTQQFKPNEFANQINLSMENAWGILRCVVDICMKLDEGKYLILKDPNKQVIRIYSLPDGTFSSDEEDDDDDEEEEEEVEEEES